The Xiphophorus hellerii strain 12219 chromosome 7, Xiphophorus_hellerii-4.1, whole genome shotgun sequence nucleotide sequence ctccacaaaatgttttgatcattaAACCCATCTAACGGCGTATGTTGCCTTCCTAGCTGACCCTGAAGAGTGTAATATGGAGAAAGGAAACCCCGGTCCACCTGGATCTCCTGGATTATCAGGGGAGGAGGGACAAAAAGGTAAGGACAGCAGTAATGTTACTCCAGATCtattaaaatcaagaaataaatacatttatctcTATAAAACAACAGTATTTATGTGTTTGGTGACATTCAGCACTCCTGCTGCTTGACTTTATAACCTCGTTTAGTCATACCACAGATTATTAAATTACGCTCCTTTGCCTAATTCCAGGTGATAAAGGAGAAGCTTGTGTTAGTTGTGATGGTCAACCTGGACCACCTGGCCCTGCAGGCGTTAAAGGAGAGCAAGGTAGGTGTAGTTTGGAGCTGCATATACGCAAGAAAGCAGTTCCACAAAAATGTCCACATTTCAGTGTAAAACTTCTGCTTACAATTGAACATTTGTTAATTGTTGGTGAGCATGTAAATTTCATCACGCTTAGTAAATATGAAACGAtcttgaaaaaaatcatttatttcgGTAACTGAATTACATAGATTACAtttaaagcctttatttctgttaattataaaatatttttgcttacaGCTAATTTGTAGACTAATAAAAAGTAGTTaccaaagaaaacataaatatggaCTTAATGAGAAGTATGTTTTATTCctgcttttaatctgacaaatgatcCTCCTCAGGACACCTATTCTAATTTCATGAATATGTTTATACTGCATACACACAATTGTTGTCgatttagaaaaaaaggagcaattATACAGTTATTTTGGTTACATACAGTAGTATGTggctcatttaaataaaaaagtataagTACAAGACTGTTTTCATATATAACTGCACTTAGCTTTTGTCTAATAGGATGTTTGCAAACTAGTGTCTGACTTTAAAGTTTTCCGTGTGATCACCCATTTTATTTGACAGGACCTCCAGGCGCAGTTGGAGGTAAAGGAGAAAAGGGTCGCTCTGGTCTACCTGGAGAACCTGGAACACCTGTGAGTATAAAATGGCGTCTGCATATCAGCAACGTAACAGATGGACAAATCCAAAGAGAGAAGACGGTTCAGAATGAATATTCAAGTGATGTCAGTATCTAAACTGATAGTATGTACTGTATACTTTTTTGTGCAGGGTTCTTCAGGATCTCCTGGACTGATGGGGGCTCCTGGTGCTGTAGGGGAACCTGGAGACATTTTCATAGCACCTGGTTATAAAGGGGAGAAAGGTATTTCTGGACGTCCTGGATTACAGGGACAACCTGGCAGGGAAGGACAGCCAGGGAGAGACGGACTCCCGGGTCAACCGGGCCTCAAAGGAGAACCTGTGAGTGCattaaaacagtaaatacaCACCGTTAAATAGTCTCATGAAATCCTTCTTCAGtaaattctgattattttaccATTCATAGTGTTCAAGGAGCACAATGCAAAATAATCTCATACTTTATTAAGGTTTaaacattaataattaatttcataATACCTTAGGTTACTGATAGCAATGTTATTGAAGTAAAATTATAGAACATGACTAGACAAATCCTCATAAAGAGAAGAAATTTGTGAAGATTTACAAGACAAGCAAAAAGATGGACCATGCATGTCTTGAAAACAGAATCTGATAAACgtttaatttggatttatttgaaagaattataattttttttaatggcaaagtatttcttaaaaacttttaatttcttttcttttatgtctTCGAGGCCAAAGAAGGCATTAAAGGTGAACGTGGCCCAGACGGTGACCCCGGCCTCATGGGGCCTCCTGGAGAAAGGGGACCCCCTGGTGTTCCAGGGTTTGGCCGGCCAGGTGGTCCAGGAGAGAAAGGAAGTCAGGGACAGTCAGGCCGTCCAGGAAGTCCAGGACAGCCCGGTAACCATAGAAACAATCAATTCAAACCCAATTGTCCAATTTCTGCAGCGTTTTACTGAACGTTTTGCTTTATAATAGGTCTGAAAGGAGAGCCAGGTAAAGGTATTAGCACTCCGGGACCCCCGGGGCAGCCTGGACCAAGGGGAGCTAGTGGCTTCCCTGGACTTCAAGGTCAGTAACagcatcgtcatcatcatcatcattcatCTGAAGTCATTCTGTGTTGATATCAATGTGCTTTCTTCATATTTGAGTCTCGGATTCTAATCCAGTCCCTGAACTTTGTTAAATTTATCgtgaaaaatgtctttcttgTAGGTGACAGAGGTGAAACAGGTGTCCAAGGTCTGCCAGGCTTTCCTGGAGTAAAGGGAGAACAAGGACCACCTGGAATCGGCTTTCCTGGCCCAGCGGGTGTCAAAGGTGAGTCTCGTGacccaaaaaccaaaaaaaaaaaaaaacccaacagtacactaaaagtatttatactgaTCACGTCCACTTTGGGAATTGAAAAAGGAGCCCAGAGAAAATGTGTTGTATGTGTTTGTAGGTATCAGTGGAATCCCTGGAGCCCCAGGAGTCCCTGGAGAGCCAGGGAGACCAGGACAGGACGGCTCAACTGGAAAAGCTGGTCCACCTGGACAAAAGGTGTGTATTTGTCgacatgtgtttgtgttgcatcCAGTGCTGTTCATAAACTCTGGGTAAAGATGTGGACAAGACGGTTTGCTGTGGTTCCCTAAAACTGggcaaagtaaaaataatttcagaaatccatgcagagatttcttttttttttttacacttaatCTGAAAGCTAAACCTGATTTATCTGGATCTGTTGATAAGCAGCTCCAgttatgttggtttttttttttactgtaactaGAAAGACGTTTAAGTGAGCAGCTACGTATGTTTTATTGCCGGTATGATCAGAGTTTTAACGCCgggttttcttgttttccacATGTTGGAACGTGACGTATGGAAATTAGCCTCTTCTTCATGTCGTGTGTTTTACTGCAGGGGGGAAAGTGATGGATTTCAAACTACAAGTTCCTTGACACACACTGATCCATTTTGAAAAAAGTGAAGCATCAATTACAAATATGCTtcctttacatttattttaatggagCAGTTAGAAGGCCAAGGATTCTGAATAATAATGGAAGTGattatcataaaaaaacaaacaaaccaaatatttatcatTCTGGTCAGATTTGAATATTCTTTTGGAATTGAATTAATCtaattaaatgaaagaaaagtggttgtaaaaaaagaaaggtgcTGCAAGAGACACATTAGGCACTAATATTATACGgtaaaacatgtgaaaaggtAAAAGAATTGTGCactaaacctaaaaataaaatcaatcatccTACTAAaattgtgctgtaaaacaatTCACAAGTACttcatccatatttttttttagctgaaacaATATTCCTGGAGATTTTTTCTTGTTGTGATATAAAACTACTTTTCGATATCTGACAGTTTTCCAACCATTTCAGGGTGAGCCTGGACGGGGTCTTCCAGGACCGAAAGGTGCGCAGGGCCACCAAGGAATCACAGGTTTTCCTGGAGATAAGGGTGGCATGGGACTCCCAGGTATTCCCGGCTCAGAAGGACACACAGGTCCTCCGGGACCTCAGGGAGTTAAAGGTAACAAGAAGAGGAAACTCTTCAGTTGAacttcattacattttgtcaatgTTGTGAACCAACTATCATTAAACTATTTcatctgattaaaaaaaggtGACGTCGGACCTCCGGGACCACCCGGTCAGATCGGCCAATCGGGTGCTCCGGGGAAAGGTTTGCCTGGACCACAAGGACCTCAAGGACCACGTGGAGAAACAGGACCTCATGGTAAGCACAAATGTAgctcatagtttttttttttcatgaaaggtattttgttattttacagttgaaaaaaacaaaaattttgtttgaatttttaacTCTGTCAGAGTGAGAATAATTTATGATCCTGGAAATACATTCTAAAATACAATCCTTCAAATAAGTTCGCTCCTATATAAGCCTAAATGTTAGCTTGCAATAGGTGTCTTCAGCTTTGATGCATGTTTCTgatcttgaaaaatgtaaagaaaaaaaaaatgcatatgcTTTCTACAGGGAGAGAAGGTATAAAAGGAGAAAAGGGCTACCCTGGCTCTCCAGGCCTCGATATGCCGGGACCTCAGGGAGACAAAGGAGCCGCTGGCTTCCCAGGAGACCCTGGTACCAAAGGACTGCCGGGTCTGCCAGGCGTACCCGGCCGAGACGGGTTAATAGGGTACCAAGGTGAGAGAATCAATCAGAAGTGCACTCAGAGCTAATACatcttgaaaatgttatttttccaaCTTATTTACGCAAACATCGGCTGTGCTATGACTTCGTTCTCAAATGTGTATTTGGGACAGTCGCATCTAATCTCATGTAAACATTTCTTCCTCTTGGTCTAATCTATTAGCTTCAAACTTAAATCTGGAAACATGTTTCAGTGTTCAACGAGCAGACTGAGACTCGTCAgatttttggctgttttttatGTGGCTTTAATTGCAGTACCAGCAGTGACCAGCAGGAAGGAACTCCAGCAGATTTATTTACGCTTCAATTATTAAATGCTAAGTTATACTGTTTGGATGTTGATATTTCATCTCCAAAACTCTTCATTCtcctgccccctgctggccagcTGGATTTTCTGGTTTAGCCTAAATGTACCTGTAGCTTAGCCATTAAGCTTCTTCGAAATACtagtttttctttcaactaGTAATAACTAGTTACATAAAATGACTGTTATGATTAAAAACACCAGCTATGATCCTTTTATATATGTGTACGAAAAGCATCTTCAACTCATTTAAGAATCTGTCAACAGTTGTGGTTTTTCAAGACTGTTTGTCTGTAACTGCTGTAGGTCCCAAAGGTGAAATGGGGGTTATGGGAATTCCAGGAACGCCGGGATTCCCAGGACCACCCGGGCAACCTGGGTCGCCTGGTCTGAGAGGTGAGGCATACGGAATAATGACTCTAAGCGAGTTACTGGTCCCTGTTTTGGTTTCCTCAGCTGTAATCCTGTGTGACATTTCATCCTAGGGGATCCTGGTGTTACTGGACCGAGAGGAGAGTCTGGGAAAGAAGGAGAGAAAGGTGAAAGGGGAGAGGAGGGTCCGCCAGGTCCTCCAGGAAACCTCACTCAAACTGACATGGAGCATATGAAAGGGGAAAAGGGAGACATTGGAGACCCAGGTATATACTCGGCAAAGGAGGCATTGAccttttgctgttatttttcttttcctatttTAACGTAAATTCTCCACCGGCAAGGTGACCGTGGTTCTGCCGGAGAGAGGGGCCACCCTGGCATTCGAGGAGAACAGGGAATGGCTGGCAAAGACGGTGAACCTGGATCACCTGGCCAGCCAGGTAGCTTAGACAACTCaacttcagttcattttaattgcaATAGTTTTGAGATGCGGGTGTCTACAtgtgggtgtttgtgttttgcgTCTGTTTCACAGGTCAGAAAGGAGATCCCGGTTTTCCTGGAGATCCTGGTAACATGGGACCTCCAGGGCCAAAAGGCGGCGTAGGGGAGATGGGAATACCAGGTAAATGCATTGATAAAACAcctaaaatgtttattcataaTGTTCATAATGGTTATTTTTGCACAGGTACAACAGCACCAAAagtttcaagaaatgttttaacgAGACTCCATGATGTTGTAATTTCTCTGAATTTGAGTTCACCAAGGAAACCCTCCAGAAGATCTTAAACATATGTTTACATAGATAACCACATTAACATGAACtcatttgtgaaaaatttaaattttataaaaagtttggTACATCTAAAATTCCTATCAACTGATATCATTAAATTGTAACAACGTATTGCAAGCAAAAGTTGGCTGCAGGACAGTGGGCTACACTTCTACACAAACGAATGCTTCATGAgtcatttgttttacttttatgtgtGGTTGTGCAGGTCCAGTTGGTCCAAAAGGTACCAAAGGAGACATCGGTACAGCGGGTCATCCTGGGTTCAGAGGCACAGATGGTGAAAAAGGAGACCCAGGACTACCTGGCGAGCCGGGTATTGGTGTCCCTGGATTTCCAGGAGACAAGGTAACCCACCGGATGAAACTGGCAATGCTTCCCATCGTACACCGAGTTCTTTGACGTGACAAGAGTTGATCTGAACAAGCCCAAACTTATCAGCACCACAGAACAATGTCTTTCCTGACATAATAATGAAACTTTGAAATGTACAAAGTAGTGTTCGTTTAAATTTTGTGGAGATTTTAGTAAAACTTACTAATGTCATCTGACCTTTTTCACACCGTGTCAGGCTACAAGCAAACGTCCATGTTTTgtgttgagattttatgtgttaGACAACAAAGTGCTATTGTAATCCttaagtggagaaaaacaagtTGCAGGATTTTTACCATTTCTCACAGAAAATTTTCTGAAAAGTCTAGCGCCTTTTGATTTATACCCTCTCTTACTTTTGCACCCCAAAATAAACTCCAGCGTGACTATTTGACGAAAAAATGTTGCCTATTATATTGAATAGATTCCAACTGTGTGcagttgttctgtgaaggcctctgTGGCCgtttttaaagatcagtagATTACAAGCAGCTTCATGGACATCAATAAACAGAACAGAGATATCAGGCATAAAGTAATGCAGGGCTGGGGCATATAAACAATATTCCAGTATTGGAATATGGTTAAATTTGGACTAATGTATAAGGATTGAAAACTTTATTGAGAGGACCGCACAAGAATTTTCTTCAGCATTTTGCCACAATGCGGAAGTGTGTAATCTGGTCaggtgaaagaaaaactgaactgCTTAGCCTCCAAAACGCTGCACATACAGTCTCCTTGAGTGCTGCGTCCCCATTTTGAAATGCGGTGGTGGTactgtcatgctgtggggaaatCAATCAAGTGTACATCACTACACTTAACCGGGCAGTTTCATTGATTCACCTTGTCTCTTTACAATTTAGAGCCGACTTAGTCACTACACTGAAAATGTCATGCTTATTCTCCAACAGTTTCAAAAGCATAATCAAAATACGTCCAATGAACCACATTAGTCACATAACCTCACTGATATGTGTAATAAATTAGTCACAAAGTaaatttaaccctttcatgcatagtggtcactacagtggacagctatctaaaagccattttcttgtgcttcctgtggatttttatgttataaatgcacacagaccactgaagtggacactaatgcatcataaaatataccatcaacttctggccatcagctgcaaatgcaagaaattatttttgttaaatccaatatggccgacagacaaaaaagcatgagaaccgacgctacttctactgtagacgactcttgcaagtaaaaaaatatagtGACATCAGAtgacccctaaggaacaatactactgatgtatttttcaaataacacctttgtatttggacaaaattacaattgatcacataaaaaatatatatatatatttttacaaaaaaattttcctacctttttttatgccttaagaaatttttttttaaaaatggaaacaaaattctgacacaaaggatcataattcatgcatgaaagggttaaaataATTATGGAAGACGTCGTTGGTCGATCAGATGATTGTCATAGCCGTTGCACATCACCGACTCTCCTGATCATTTCGCCCTCCCAGGGCAGGGCAGGTGAGCCAGGACTTCCAGGATACCGTGGAGACAAGGGTGAGAAGGGTCATGAGGGAATGCCTGGCAAACCCGGCCTGCAGGGACCAAAGGGTGACCAAGGAGGCGCTGGGTACCCAGGTTAGATTTTAGACTGaccttttcatcatttttatccACCAGGACCTctgaaaaatttttttaaaggagtgTGCTTTGTCTTGTTTGTGTCTTTGTATTCTACAGGTCAGTCAGGCAGGCCAGGCGAGAAGGGCAATCCTGGACTTCCTGGATCTGCCGGAGAGGCCGGTCGTGAAGGTCGCCCTGGTATGTAGGCTTCCTGTTGTCTCAGCCAGAAAGAGCAGCGGTTATTTAAAATACTATAAGTTATACAAGTTTGATTTGATAtcccaaacatttattttcattgtttgtgtgaaaatagtTGGCACAGATCTCCTACTCTAGCctaaataattatattttatattataataattatttttttttctagtggtTGGTATATTTTGCCTGCATTCCCCactttttcatacttttcaaataaaaaaaaaagcatttgtagGGGTAAATTAGGAGTTTTAAGAAAGCACAATGACAAAGCAGATCTGAAAAAAAGAGATCGTATCATTCTGAACAGCAGTGAAACAGGTACAGTAAATttacttgttctgtttttcttcaggcGAAGGTGGCCGGCAGGGACCTCCGGGTCCCCGCGGAGATAAGGGTGAGCCTGGACAGGACGGCATCCCTGGATCCTCTGGGGAGAGAGGAGACCCAGGTTAGTCCTTTATTACAAACAATGAGAAAGTGATTTGTTTCAccagagcaaaaatatttgtttgttgatttaaagAGAGCAGTGgagcagtttttctttaactgtTCCTCTCTTACGCATTCAGCGAAAGTTTTATTGAATTTGGCTCTTGATTACAACTTATCTgtgaaaactttgaaaatcttgaaacattttttctttgacttCACATTTATGAATTCGGCTGCTATGCCTGCTATGCAAGttccaactttaatgtatttttaaacaattctCATCACATGATGGTACTTGCACAATAGATGGTACATACAGTCATAGATACTTTGCAAGCAGAAAAATATGGCGTTATGTTTTGATGAGCACAGTAATATGAAGCTGTAATATATGATCTGACCACTAGGGGCCGCACTGCAAAGCTTTTGGCTGCTTTTGCTTTGCTTCTCTATAACATCGTCCTGCTCTTGctgagaaaaacatattttatattttttaagacaTATTTAACATCCTGCCCAttacaaaaattacataataataacattttggcataaaaaattaagcaatttgattagttttttttcctgataagCAATTGACTATCTGCAAATATAACTATTACTACTTTGTCCATCATTTCTTTAACGGAATATTGCCATTTTTCAACCCAAAGAACATTGCAATGACTAAATTATAAATTGTCCTTACTGCAGGTTTGCCAGGTCTTGGTGTGCCTGGACGTCCTGGAGCTCTCGGTGAAAGAGGTAACGATCTGTCGCAGACTGATTCCCGTGATCCCACCGTAACAATCGACCGATGGCGTTCCACAGTGCAGCCTGTTCTCTCCGTCTCCAGGTGATAAAGGTGATCCGGGTCTTCCCGGCATGCCTGGTCAATCAGGTGTCCCTGGTATTAAAGGAGAAAAGGGTCTTGCTGGACCTCAGGGACAACAGGGGGAGCCAGGAGAGCGAGGTCTTCCCGGCATCTCGCTGGAAGGCCCCAAAGGAGTTCAGGGAGCAACAGGACCTGCCGGAGGAACAGGTAACGTGAACTTTATGACACTGATTAAAGCGTTCTTTGTGTTAGCCGTCCTAAAACACTGCACAGTGTTCAGATAAGAGACAATTTATTgtgttgtgtaaaaaaaacaaaacaaaacataaaacaggaaCACCAGGGGCACCAGGACCTGCTGGAGTGCCAGGCAGAGAGGGCCAACAGGGCGAGAAAGGTGATGCAGGTCGGCCTGGTTATCAGGGAGAGTCGGGGCAAAAGGGCGACTCTGGATCTCCTGGATTTCCTGTACGTTATCAGACTCTTTTACTGCTCCTTCCTTTTGCTAAACACGTTGCCTACCTAGACAATAAGCTGCATGACAATAAGAACTGCTTGTTGTGTTTGCATGTGCTGGTTCCAGGGGCCACCCGGCCTCCCAGGCATCAACGGCCAGAAGGGCGAGCGAGGATTACCGGGAGTTGCAGGCTTCCCAGGTAAATAAATCCCTACAACGATACTTGAAAGAGCAGAGCTATAATTCATCCTCTACAGCTTGAAAGGCCTAACATCAGTCACTATGGAGAGTTAATTTCGCTTAAATTGTGTCCTGTGTAATTGTCATCtggtaaaatatatttctcaaatgAAGCATGCTACTTATTAAGCTTTTTTCTGAGGATTTTCTAGACTTTTGGGGGTCAAACTGTTGCAAATTGAGTTGCGACGTCATCTTCATATTTTGACACAATAATACTGCAGTAACTGATATTTAATCAGAAATCTCTGAACAATCAACTTGAGTAAGATTTACCAGTTATAGCTAGCTTGAAAAGTTATTAATGGCTATTAATAACTTTggttaaaaatgctaaaaataagaatgataataataactttaatcagtaataataattttcacTATATCCAGGCACAAAAGGTACTCTGGGTGACTCTGGATTTAAAGGCGGAGCGGGTGACAGAGGCTTCCCTGGAGAAAAAGGTAACTGCAATCACCttaaatgttttgatgttaaaatgttcttgttgaGATTTGGGATGTCTTTCATTCAtaactttttttccttcaggtAATGAAGGACCCCCTGGTCCACCCGGCCCCAAGATCTTCATCAAAGGAGACACTGGACTCCCTGGAGATCAGGGTTTCCCTGGACCTCAGGGACCACCGGGCTTTCCTGGGCAGAAAGGAGAGCAAGGTGAGGTCTTTTCTATTCTAATGCTGGATCGTCATGTTCTGGGGACACTGGTTACAGTTTTTCCTCGTTTCCAACTTTTGCAATTTTTTCACCTTTAGGTGTGACGGGTATTCAGGGTCCAAAAGGTGAAACCGGCATCCATGGATTTGATGGTCAGTCAGGCGCCAAAGGAGAACCTGGTGTGCCGGGGCCACAAGGTGAGAAAGGCACAGCGAAGGAAAATGGAGATCTTCACTGTTGTGCTGTTTCTCTCCAATTTATCAATGGTTCTGTGTATTCAGGACCCAGAGGATATCCAGGTCCACCGGGACCTGACGGTGTTCAAGGTCAAGTGGGTCCGCCTGGCCCGTCGTCCATGGACCATGGTTTCTTAGTAACACGCCACAGCCAAAGTGTGGAGGTGCCACTGTGCCCTGGAGGTACCACTCAAATATATGATGGCTACTCGTTGCTCTATGTGCAAGGCAATGAGCGCTCCCATGGACAAGACTTAGGTAGGCAGCAGGAAATAAGGAAGAGACCGGGGGACACATGGAGACGTACTGGAGGAGTATATTCAAAGTTTTGGTtgtctctcttttatttttataggtaCGGCAGGCAGTTGCCTCCGAAAGTTCAGCCCCATGCCGTTCTTGTTCTGCAACATCAACAACGTTTGCAACTTTGCGTCTCGTAACGATTACTCCTACTGGCTCACCTCACCGGAGCCAATGCCCATGAGCATGGCGCCCATCACCGGGGACAGCATCAGGCCCTTCATCAGCAGGTGTGTTTACGACTCCAGCCACGCGGGGCTTTCATGTTGTCATATGACACATCTACAACACATGTTGCTGTTCTCATGTGACTGCAGGTGTGTTGTATGTGAAGCTCCGGCCATGGTGATCGCAGTCCACAGCCAGACAATCAGGATCCCGCCTTGCCCTCAAGGCTGGAACTCTCTGTGGATCGGCTACTCCTTTGTCATGgtgaattaattttgtttaaaagctTAAAAGCTTAGCTTTAATTGTGTTATAAACATAACACTATGTAGGGACGTTTCTGTTATTTAAGAAAGCAAAAACTATCAGTAGTACTCGTAGTCAAGGCAAGCAGAAAGAAATCCCCCACAAAACCCCATCAGGAGTTGTTAAATTAATCAGCAGGACCAACAACAAATGTAGTGGATCagaatgaataataataaacgCACTTTTCCACAATAGTTTGAAGTCGGCACAAAATGGaggtttttcaaaattgctgcTTTTTTGACACAGCATGTACAGAAAACTCCTATCATCACAATGTTTTCATGCTGTTTGTGCctcaacatacagtatattcaaataaagaaacaatgttCACCTTTTATCACCTTTTCTATTTGGAAAAAGCACTTTTAGCTCATCTTAGTAAGAACACCATATTATCCCACCGGTCACAATTATCACCGATCACAAAACAcactttttcatatatttttccacaatttttc carries:
- the col4a1 gene encoding collagen alpha-1(IV) chain — protein: MLSPSGALPPLLLLLLAALYCSLDLTRAEGCGASCGKCDCSGVKGAKGERGFPGLQGNMGFPGMQGHEGPPGPMGPKGDLGAPGAPGLKGVRGPPGLPGFPGNPGLPGLNGNDGPPGAPGIPGCNGTKGERGMDGINGFPGLQGPPGLPGLEGMKGDPGGVIGINPLKGDRGVPGSPGRPGPPGIFGPIGPPGPRGYPGFKGDSGPPGPPGEKGDRLAFVSEKGDKGERGLRGPPGPPGPPEEVIGQTTVLVPGPRGEKGLKGDRGEKGFCLPHQKGIKGEQGPPGPRGKPGKDGEFGIKGEKGSSGVPGFPGLSGDKGEKGPPGYAEGPPGPPGPPGLPGKSGEKGFPGPQGEAGPPGRFIEGSRGEPGKKGETGEKGDRGRDGESLAGPPGRPGPVGPPGPPGLAPDPEECNMEKGNPGPPGSPGLSGEEGQKGDKGEACVSCDGQPGPPGPAGVKGEQGPPGAVGGKGEKGRSGLPGEPGTPGSSGSPGLMGAPGAVGEPGDIFIAPGYKGEKGISGRPGLQGQPGREGQPGRDGLPGQPGLKGEPAKEGIKGERGPDGDPGLMGPPGERGPPGVPGFGRPGGPGEKGSQGQSGRPGSPGQPGLKGEPGKGISTPGPPGQPGPRGASGFPGLQGDRGETGVQGLPGFPGVKGEQGPPGIGFPGPAGVKGISGIPGAPGVPGEPGRPGQDGSTGKAGPPGQKGEPGRGLPGPKGAQGHQGITGFPGDKGGMGLPGIPGSEGHTGPPGPQGVKGDVGPPGPPGQIGQSGAPGKGLPGPQGPQGPRGETGPHGREGIKGEKGYPGSPGLDMPGPQGDKGAAGFPGDPGTKGLPGLPGVPGRDGLIGYQGPKGEMGVMGIPGTPGFPGPPGQPGSPGLRGDPGVTGPRGESGKEGEKGERGEEGPPGPPGNLTQTDMEHMKGEKGDIGDPGDRGSAGERGHPGIRGEQGMAGKDGEPGSPGQPGQKGDPGFPGDPGNMGPPGPKGGVGEMGIPGPVGPKGTKGDIGTAGHPGFRGTDGEKGDPGLPGEPGIGVPGFPGDKGRAGEPGLPGYRGDKGEKGHEGMPGKPGLQGPKGDQGGAGYPGQSGRPGEKGNPGLPGSAGEAGREGRPGEGGRQGPPGPRGDKGEPGQDGIPGSSGERGDPGLPGLGVPGRPGALGERGDKGDPGLPGMPGQSGVPGIKGEKGLAGPQGQQGEPGERGLPGISLEGPKGVQGATGPAGGTGTPGAPGPAGVPGREGQQGEKGDAGRPGYQGESGQKGDSGSPGFPGPPGLPGINGQKGERGLPGVAGFPGTKGTLGDSGFKGGAGDRGFPGEKGNEGPPGPPGPKIFIKGDTGLPGDQGFPGPQGPPGFPGQKGEQGVTGIQGPKGETGIHGFDGQSGAKGEPGVPGPQGPRGYPGPPGPDGVQGQVGPPGPSSMDHGFLVTRHSQSVEVPLCPGGTTQIYDGYSLLYVQGNERSHGQDLGTAGSCLRKFSPMPFLFCNINNVCNFASRNDYSYWLTSPEPMPMSMAPITGDSIRPFISRCVVCEAPAMVIAVHSQTIRIPPCPQGWNSLWIGYSFVMHTSAGAEGSGQALASPGSCLEEFRSAPFIECHGRGTCNYYANSYSFWLATIETEDMFTKPVPTTLKAGSLRTHISRCQVCMKRTFT